Proteins found in one Tamandua tetradactyla isolate mTamTet1 chromosome 1, mTamTet1.pri, whole genome shotgun sequence genomic segment:
- the TAS2R16 gene encoding LOW QUALITY PROTEIN: taste receptor type 2 member 16 (The sequence of the model RefSeq protein was modified relative to this genomic sequence to represent the inferred CDS: inserted 3 bases in 2 codons; deleted 2 bases in 1 codon; substituted 6 bases at 6 genomic stop codons), whose protein sequence is MMFIQLTVFXVYVFESLKAIVQSSLIIAVQEEWMKVKRLSPWXTSLTAGAFCFRLQXGSMLWYFCSXFKLNYLFWYLPIMWDFINNLTFWLTALLAVFYCVKVFTFTHPIFLCLRWRIVRFFPXFXLGWFLLSCVKIIPSTIRNDIWFQIIIMGNSLRISPVTDRLKTFLQFLSWPRKXFVLVVPLLLFLASKILLMVSLSXYLEQMQRPNTGHYSSMKPHSTAIFFTS, encoded by the exons ATGATGTTCATCCAACTCACTGTCTT TGTCTATGTGTTTGAGTCCTTGAAGGCAATTGTGCAGAGCAGCTTAATTATTGCAGTGCAGGAAGAGTGGATGAAGGTCAAAAGGCTGTCACCGT GCACGAGTCTCACTGCCGGGGCATTCTGCTTTCGTCTTCAGTAGGGATCAATGCTGTGGTATTTTTGCTCCTAATTTAagcttaattatttattttggtaCCTACCCATCATGTGGGACTTTATCAACAATCTGACATTCTGGCTCACTGCCTTGCTAGCTGTATTTTACTGTGTTAAGGTCTTTACTTTCACCCACCCCATCTTCCTCTGCCTCCGGTGGAGAATTGTGAGATTTTTT CCCTGATTCTAGCTGGGTTGGTTCCTGCTTTCTTGTGTGAAAATCATCCCTTCAACTATTAGAAATGACATCTGGTTTCAGATAATCATCATGGGGAATTCCCTCAGAATCAGCCCCGTGACTGATAGACTTAAGACATTTCTCCAGTTTTTGTCATGGCCCAGAAAATGATTTGTACTGGTTGTTCCTTTGCTGCTGTTCCTGGCCTCCAAAATCTTGCTCATGGTCTCACTGTCCTGATACTTGGAGCAGATGCAGCGCCCCAACACTGGCCACTACTCCAGCATGAAACCTCATTCCACTGCCATCTTCTTCACCTCTTAA